From Variimorphobacter saccharofermentans, one genomic window encodes:
- a CDS encoding ABC transporter permease — protein MKKYLEISKLFFKLQLAWRFDIAINVFLTIVKIVSAYLIWNNIFGTRELVSGFTFHTMLSYYIINSFLSQLDMSDRVSNEISFRIRGGTFSKYMVIPANIQGYFVSQTFGTSVFYLVFNLIAAIVWIFIFQIKFAITNNPFHIAAALLIALLGILFMIQLNYFLGLLTLKFEDIYLFLMIKNNILLFVTGVMIPLVLLPEKIVGAMKFLPFYYLTYLPSMLFIGRNEGEILLGFIVLPIWIVLFLLINKYTYEMLRVRYDGVGI, from the coding sequence ATGAAAAAATATTTAGAAATATCAAAATTATTCTTTAAATTACAGCTGGCATGGCGTTTTGATATTGCAATCAATGTATTTCTCACCATTGTTAAGATCGTGTCGGCCTATTTGATCTGGAATAACATATTCGGTACCCGAGAGCTGGTCTCAGGCTTCACCTTCCATACCATGCTATCCTACTATATCATCAATTCCTTCCTGTCACAGCTGGATATGTCGGATCGTGTCAGCAACGAAATCAGCTTCAGAATAAGAGGTGGTACCTTTTCAAAATATATGGTTATTCCGGCAAATATTCAGGGCTATTTCGTATCCCAGACCTTTGGTACCTCTGTATTTTACCTGGTCTTTAACCTGATTGCAGCCATTGTATGGATTTTCATATTTCAAATAAAATTTGCTATTACAAATAACCCATTTCATATTGCTGCTGCTCTACTTATAGCATTATTAGGAATATTATTTATGATACAGCTGAATTACTTCCTTGGTCTATTGACCTTAAAATTCGAAGACATTTATCTGTTTTTAATGATTAAGAATAATATCCTGCTATTTGTAACAGGTGTTATGATTCCATTGGTCTTATTACCGGAGAAGATAGTAGGGGCTATGAAATTCTTACCCTTCTACTACCTGACTTATTTACCCTCCATGCTCTTTATTGGCAGAAATGAAGGAGAAATCCTATTAGGATTTATTGTGTTGCCTATATGGATTGTACTATTCTTACTAATCAATAAATATACTTATGAAATGCTTCGCGTGAGATATGACGGGGTGGGAATATGA
- the tyrS gene encoding tyrosine--tRNA ligase yields MSTNVYDILQERGFIEQCTHEDEVRELLGKESVTFYIGFDATADSLTAGHFLTVMAMMHMQRAGHKPIALLGGGTTMIGDPTGKSDMRTLMTVETIQHNAECFRKQLSRFIDFDNGKAIIANNADWLLDLNYVEFLREIGIHFSVNKMLTAECYKQRMEKGLTFFEFNYMLMQSYDFWKLNKLYGCNLQLGGNDQWSNILGGVDLIRRKEQKPAYGLTFKLLTTSEGIKMGKTMKGAVWLDPNKTSPYEFYQYWRNIEDVKVEECLALLTFLPMDEVRRLGALKDAEINHAKEVLAFEITKTVHGEEEAIKAQEAARALFGGGMKSDDIPTTTYPASRFAEGIDLITLLCDAKLASSRSDARRTIQQGGVTVNDVKVEEFDKVFTSNDFNSDGALLVRKGKKAYHRFMAE; encoded by the coding sequence ATGTCTACGAATGTATACGACATACTACAGGAACGTGGGTTTATAGAACAATGTACTCACGAGGATGAAGTTCGCGAATTATTAGGAAAGGAATCCGTTACCTTTTATATAGGCTTTGATGCAACCGCAGATAGTTTGACCGCAGGACATTTTCTTACTGTAATGGCTATGATGCATATGCAAAGAGCAGGCCACAAACCAATTGCTCTTCTTGGAGGCGGTACCACGATGATCGGTGACCCTACCGGCAAATCCGATATGCGAACCCTTATGACAGTTGAAACGATTCAGCATAATGCAGAATGCTTCCGAAAACAGTTATCAAGATTTATAGACTTTGATAATGGAAAAGCGATTATTGCCAACAATGCAGATTGGCTGTTGGATCTCAATTATGTGGAATTTTTAAGAGAAATCGGGATTCATTTCTCCGTAAATAAAATGCTTACTGCAGAATGCTATAAACAGCGTATGGAGAAAGGCTTAACCTTCTTCGAATTTAACTACATGCTGATGCAGTCCTATGATTTTTGGAAGCTGAATAAGCTATATGGCTGTAACCTGCAGTTGGGTGGAAATGATCAATGGTCCAATATTCTTGGCGGTGTTGACCTTATCCGTCGTAAGGAGCAAAAGCCTGCTTACGGTCTTACCTTCAAGCTTCTAACCACCAGTGAAGGCATCAAGATGGGTAAAACCATGAAGGGTGCTGTATGGTTGGATCCGAATAAGACTTCCCCTTACGAGTTCTATCAGTATTGGAGAAATATCGAGGATGTTAAGGTAGAGGAATGCCTTGCTCTCCTAACCTTCCTTCCAATGGATGAAGTAAGAAGACTCGGTGCATTAAAGGATGCTGAAATTAATCATGCAAAAGAAGTGCTTGCATTTGAAATTACCAAAACCGTGCATGGTGAAGAGGAAGCGATTAAAGCTCAAGAGGCAGCACGTGCATTATTTGGCGGCGGTATGAAATCCGACGATATTCCGACTACTACTTATCCTGCTTCTCGTTTTGCAGAAGGAATTGATTTAATCACCTTATTATGTGACGCAAAATTAGCTAGCTCCCGTTCCGATGCAAGACGTACAATTCAGCAGGGTGGTGTCACTGTAAATGATGTAAAGGTTGAAGAATTTGATAAAGTGTTTACAAGCAACGATTTTAATTCTGACGGTGCTCTTCTAGTTAGAAAAGGAAAGAAAGCATACCATCGTTTTATGGCAGAATAA
- a CDS encoding ABC transporter ATP-binding protein — translation MNVIETKNLTKTYRRFQKDAGLKGSVKSLFKREYITKIAVNEFDFTVHEGEFIGLIGPNGAGKTTLVKMLTGIVAPTSGEISVAGYYPNKLENAFKKQYAVVMGQKSQLFFELSAADTFLLFKELYHIPDKEYQDNLNYFIELFGVRDLMNVQVRTLSLGERMKLELIVALLHNPKILFLDEPTIGLDAIAQKQIRKFLKEVNETKGTTILLTSHYMEDIKSLCKRCVVINGGTKLYDGDTDTLFHKYQTHKKISISFEHEETCKLDQDYTILEETPYKLTLLIRKEQSQKLLKDILDRYELSDITIEEEDIGNVVERIYNDKNEVLE, via the coding sequence ATGAACGTGATTGAAACTAAGAATTTAACAAAAACCTATCGACGTTTTCAGAAGGACGCAGGATTAAAAGGCAGTGTAAAATCCCTGTTTAAACGGGAATATATCACGAAAATTGCTGTAAATGAGTTTGATTTTACTGTTCATGAGGGGGAATTCATCGGACTCATTGGGCCAAACGGTGCTGGTAAGACCACCTTGGTTAAGATGCTGACAGGTATCGTGGCTCCTACCTCTGGTGAAATCTCTGTGGCAGGATATTATCCTAATAAACTGGAGAACGCATTTAAAAAACAATACGCTGTTGTTATGGGCCAGAAAAGTCAATTATTCTTTGAACTCTCTGCAGCAGATACATTCTTATTATTTAAGGAATTATATCATATTCCGGATAAGGAATACCAGGATAACCTGAATTATTTCATAGAGCTGTTCGGAGTTCGCGATCTAATGAATGTTCAGGTACGTACCCTCTCTCTGGGGGAACGGATGAAGCTGGAACTGATTGTTGCTCTACTTCATAATCCGAAGATATTGTTTCTTGATGAACCTACTATTGGTTTGGATGCTATTGCCCAAAAGCAAATTCGTAAATTTCTTAAGGAAGTAAACGAAACAAAAGGAACCACTATTTTATTAACATCTCATTACATGGAAGACATAAAATCATTATGTAAACGATGTGTGGTAATAAATGGGGGGACTAAGCTATATGACGGTGATACTGATACCTTATTTCATAAATATCAGACTCATAAAAAAATATCAATCTCCTTTGAGCATGAGGAGACCTGTAAGCTTGATCAGGATTATACCATATTAGAGGAAACTCCATATAAGCTCACCTTACTGATCCGTAAGGAGCAATCACAAAAACTGTTAAAGGATATATTGGACCGTTATGAATTAAGTGATATTACTATCGAGGAGGAAGATATCGGTAACGTCGTAGAGCGAATTTATAACGATAAGAACGAGGTGTTAGAATGA
- a CDS encoding flavodoxin family protein — protein sequence MSALMVYYSLEGNTDYIAKEIASRCGADLVRLIPKKGYATGKASKYVWNGFCITFHMKPKLVNEKIPVDRYDTIIIGTPVWSSDCAPPLLTFSSEYQIKNKNIYFVICHAGGGGTKTMLKMERYLDGNIIKGKVEFRDPLKGMDKEVEQKLKEFCKAITEQKTYNM from the coding sequence ATGAGCGCACTGATGGTTTATTACTCCCTGGAAGGTAACACAGATTATATTGCGAAGGAAATCGCTTCAAGATGTGGAGCAGATTTGGTTCGCCTGATACCGAAAAAAGGCTATGCAACCGGTAAAGCAAGTAAATATGTATGGAATGGCTTCTGTATCACTTTTCATATGAAACCAAAACTGGTTAATGAGAAGATACCGGTTGATAGATACGATACAATTATTATAGGAACACCGGTATGGTCCAGCGATTGTGCACCGCCCCTTTTGACATTTTCCTCAGAGTATCAGATTAAGAATAAAAATATTTACTTTGTGATATGTCATGCTGGAGGTGGCGGAACGAAAACAATGCTTAAAATGGAGCGATACTTGGATGGCAATATAATCAAAGGAAAAGTTGAGTTCCGTGATCCGTTAAAAGGAATGGATAAGGAAGTAGAGCAGAAGCTTAAGGAATTCTGTAAAGCGATTACTGAACAGAAAACATATAATATGTAA
- a CDS encoding biotin transporter BioY: MPGQQVRLQKTMNDVKQGTTNKINTVDLVLTGLFTAVICIMSQIAIPIQPIPFTLSLLSIFLTGALLQPRYALLSVLAYILLGAFGVPVFAGLKGGFQVLTGYTGGYLMAYPLMAFVTAMLYKYIKKNKLLGLIAGMLLSLLLCYIIGTIWFTIVSGNDFITALTLCVVPFVLFDLLKIILAISISTVIRKALSRNNILSN; this comes from the coding sequence ATGCCGGGCCAGCAGGTCCGGTTACAGAAAACCATGAATGATGTAAAGCAAGGAACTACTAATAAAATTAATACCGTGGACTTAGTACTTACTGGATTGTTTACAGCAGTTATCTGCATTATGTCCCAGATTGCAATACCTATTCAACCCATTCCATTTACATTATCCTTATTATCCATCTTTTTAACCGGTGCCCTTCTCCAACCTCGTTATGCTTTATTATCTGTGCTGGCATATATATTACTGGGAGCATTCGGTGTCCCTGTATTTGCTGGATTAAAGGGAGGATTTCAGGTCCTGACCGGTTATACTGGAGGCTATTTGATGGCATACCCCCTCATGGCATTTGTTACAGCAATGCTTTATAAATACATCAAAAAGAACAAATTGTTAGGATTAATCGCTGGTATGCTTCTTTCTCTCCTTCTTTGCTATATAATTGGAACTATATGGTTTACAATAGTTTCAGGAAATGATTTTATCACAGCGTTAACCCTTTGTGTGGTACCCTTTGTCCTGTTTGATTTATTAAAGATCATCCTAGCCATTTCGATCAGTACTGTAATTCGAAAGGCCTTAAGTCGAAATAACATTCTGAGCAATTAA
- a CDS encoding DUF2304 domain-containing protein, translated as MPWCPKCKTEYQEGFTVCSDCKIDLVEELPEETNFIPFFQADNKMIADKLVKYFNYSELKTELQYDETNQVYIISVPAKKEKQAKKLYQAFYFVERERLANSKLTHSSTTSSDENNGSDNDEIGVDISDDNNEADDSTNTVPDDMVAESSPLPYEEASASSLDEFAYDAEIPEADDTGMDDNQSSSSYVMKADQYKDLAGTVWVFLFFGIAGLIFVILNLVGILSLFKGWIPNLVLGALFLFFLYIAISTQKKAKSVQAEIEAEEKLTEEINSWLEQNLNESFIQSLRDENISDELNYIKLTDTVKEMLINEFGSQNLAYLDRLIEEFYNKTYDTPEK; from the coding sequence ATGCCTTGGTGTCCCAAATGCAAAACCGAATACCAGGAAGGTTTCACTGTTTGTTCCGACTGTAAGATTGATTTAGTCGAAGAATTACCGGAGGAGACGAATTTCATCCCTTTTTTTCAGGCTGATAATAAAATGATAGCCGACAAGCTGGTTAAGTATTTTAATTATTCTGAATTAAAAACCGAACTACAATATGATGAGACAAATCAAGTTTATATTATTTCCGTACCAGCAAAGAAAGAAAAGCAAGCGAAGAAACTATATCAGGCCTTTTATTTTGTAGAACGGGAACGACTGGCAAATAGTAAACTCACACACAGCTCCACTACTTCTTCAGATGAGAATAACGGTTCGGATAATGATGAAATCGGTGTTGATATCTCCGACGACAACAACGAAGCGGATGATTCTACAAATACAGTACCAGATGATATGGTAGCTGAAAGTTCTCCTCTGCCTTATGAAGAGGCTTCCGCTTCTTCCTTAGACGAATTTGCTTATGATGCCGAGATTCCGGAAGCGGATGATACGGGTATGGACGATAACCAGAGTTCCTCTTCTTATGTAATGAAAGCGGATCAATATAAAGATTTAGCCGGTACGGTATGGGTTTTCCTTTTCTTTGGTATCGCTGGTCTTATCTTTGTTATATTGAATCTGGTTGGTATTTTAAGCTTATTTAAGGGCTGGATACCGAACCTGGTACTAGGAGCTTTATTCCTATTCTTCCTCTATATCGCGATAAGTACTCAAAAGAAAGCAAAATCAGTTCAGGCTGAAATCGAAGCAGAGGAAAAACTAACAGAAGAGATTAATTCCTGGCTGGAGCAAAATCTGAACGAAAGCTTCATACAATCACTTCGTGACGAGAACATCTCCGATGAGTTAAACTATATCAAATTAACGGATACAGTGAAGGAGATGTTAATCAATGAATTTGGTTCTCAAAACCTGGCCTATTTAGATCGGTTAATTGAAGAATTCTACAACAAGACCTATGATACACCTGAGAAATAA
- a CDS encoding biotin--[acetyl-CoA-carboxylase] ligase — translation MELKQQVLKILEENRGSSVNGAKLAEKLFVTRSSIWKAVKALQKDGYRIEAVTNKGYSLLPNNDIISVESIVPYLSEKAALFSLDVRQTVTSTNTVAKEMAAKGAKAGTVIIAREQTEGRGRMGRTFYSPHDTGIYFSIILRPELSLEDSLLITTSTAVAVAKAMERIAKVKAEIKWVNDIYIHGKKVCGILTEASLNFENGGLEYAVVGVGINIETNDFPQDIQSIAGSVFSEKPKDAPITSMLVAEVLNNMADCMNNLTDKSYLEDYRSRSFLIGKDIIVLKGKEQTFAKAIAIDDQARLVVEYEDHSKEALISGEVSVRQR, via the coding sequence ATGGAATTAAAACAACAGGTACTTAAAATACTGGAAGAAAATCGCGGAAGCTCCGTCAATGGTGCCAAACTGGCAGAAAAGCTTTTTGTAACTCGTAGCTCCATATGGAAAGCAGTGAAAGCTCTGCAAAAGGATGGATATCGAATTGAAGCCGTAACCAATAAAGGCTATTCCCTATTGCCCAATAATGATATTATTTCTGTAGAAAGCATAGTACCATATCTATCGGAAAAAGCAGCCTTATTCTCTCTGGATGTAAGACAAACAGTAACTTCAACCAATACGGTTGCAAAGGAAATGGCTGCGAAGGGAGCAAAAGCTGGTACGGTGATTATCGCAAGAGAACAGACAGAAGGACGAGGTCGTATGGGCAGAACCTTCTACTCTCCCCATGATACCGGTATCTACTTTTCTATCATCCTAAGACCGGAATTGAGTTTGGAGGATTCCTTATTGATAACCACTTCCACTGCCGTAGCTGTTGCAAAAGCAATGGAAAGGATTGCGAAGGTAAAGGCAGAAATAAAATGGGTAAATGATATCTACATCCATGGAAAAAAAGTATGTGGTATCTTAACGGAAGCTTCCCTGAATTTTGAAAATGGTGGTTTGGAGTACGCTGTTGTAGGCGTTGGCATCAATATTGAGACAAATGATTTCCCCCAGGATATTCAATCGATTGCAGGCTCTGTATTCTCAGAAAAGCCAAAGGATGCGCCTATTACGTCCATGCTGGTAGCTGAAGTACTTAATAATATGGCCGACTGCATGAATAACTTAACCGACAAATCTTATCTGGAGGATTATCGTAGCCGTTCCTTCCTAATCGGTAAGGATATTATCGTTCTTAAGGGAAAGGAGCAGACCTTTGCGAAAGCCATTGCCATTGATGATCAGGCAAGACTGGTTGTGGAGTACGAAGATCATTCGAAGGAAGCCCTAATCTCCGGAGAAGTAAGCGTACGTCAGAGGTAG
- a CDS encoding ABC transporter permease, which translates to MRNSKFILTLIKMKLSKMMVFRLSFFGAFFVDGTLFLMQLLLYQAIYSQVDTIGGWERGEMIIFIGTFSLINALNMVIFFFGTNDIGVKIKNGDLDHYLTKPVNPLLRLSLENVDPGSIPLIFASIIIILYGVNNLKIVVTPGKFIAYFLFVLLMTLLWYDLMVISRTISFFTISAVNMGLLSDTVLELCMKIPGTLFHGIYKVIFYFILPYGIMSTLPTEFIAGKLSPAGITYGCLIVVLFTAFTLWFWKLGVKNYKSASS; encoded by the coding sequence ATGAGAAATAGTAAATTTATCTTAACTTTAATCAAAATGAAGCTATCCAAAATGATGGTATTCCGTTTGTCCTTCTTTGGTGCTTTCTTTGTGGATGGTACACTATTTTTGATGCAGCTATTACTTTATCAGGCTATCTATTCACAAGTAGACACCATAGGCGGATGGGAACGGGGAGAAATGATTATCTTTATCGGAACCTTTTCACTAATCAATGCATTGAATATGGTGATCTTCTTCTTTGGTACCAATGATATAGGAGTAAAGATCAAAAACGGGGATTTGGATCATTACCTGACTAAACCGGTTAATCCACTACTTCGTTTGTCCTTAGAAAACGTGGACCCCGGTTCAATCCCTTTGATATTTGCCAGCATCATAATCATTTTATATGGTGTTAATAATCTTAAGATCGTTGTTACTCCTGGAAAATTCATTGCTTATTTCCTATTTGTCCTATTGATGACCTTGCTGTGGTATGATTTGATGGTGATTTCCAGAACTATCTCATTCTTTACCATTTCAGCGGTTAATATGGGACTATTAAGTGATACCGTTCTTGAGCTTTGCATGAAGATACCCGGCACCCTCTTTCATGGTATCTATAAGGTGATATTCTACTTTATCCTACCTTATGGAATTATGTCGACTCTTCCCACAGAATTCATAGCGGGTAAACTTTCTCCGGCAGGTATTACGTACGGCTGCTTGATCGTAGTACTATTCACTGCTTTCACCCTTTGGTTCTGGAAGCTTGGTGTAAAGAATTATAAAAGCGCCAGCAGTTAA